The Thalassoroseus pseudoceratinae genome has a segment encoding these proteins:
- a CDS encoding HDOD domain-containing protein, protein MTNWKEICETRMDRTRKSVLPTNLKLPMLPKAVIEFGKKAKDPDATAKELGAIVESDAGLTCELLRQINSPAYGLRRQVQSAQHVISLLGLKKMGMLLAAVAVKSAMPSKDSRLINMQTFWNTNLERAIFAREVATLLKADKDLAYAGAMLQDFILPILTSQEADVYLDFSVQDGPRKPLSKFEHDRFGWDHAEAAAYLMRDWDFPEELIACVLLHHQGLATLANKSYGRTAAGAVAIAALMPDFFQQQPDGITELVRLEIAWPEFNLLEIAERVESVFHESAGADGRQHITFFRRVQKSPVCGIDRLEKTPV, encoded by the coding sequence ATGACTAATTGGAAAGAGATCTGCGAAACGCGGATGGATCGGACCCGAAAATCGGTATTGCCTACGAATTTGAAGCTACCGATGCTCCCCAAAGCGGTCATCGAGTTCGGCAAGAAAGCCAAAGACCCGGACGCTACGGCGAAAGAGTTGGGCGCGATCGTGGAAAGCGATGCCGGTCTCACCTGCGAGCTGCTTCGGCAAATCAATTCGCCAGCATATGGGCTTCGGCGTCAGGTGCAGTCCGCCCAACATGTGATCAGCCTGCTGGGTCTGAAGAAAATGGGCATGCTGTTGGCTGCAGTCGCGGTTAAGTCGGCGATGCCCAGCAAAGACAGTCGTCTCATCAACATGCAGACGTTCTGGAACACCAACCTCGAGCGTGCGATCTTCGCGAGGGAAGTGGCAACGCTACTCAAAGCCGATAAAGATTTGGCGTACGCCGGCGCAATGCTGCAAGACTTCATCCTTCCGATTCTGACATCGCAAGAAGCCGACGTTTACCTCGACTTCTCCGTGCAGGACGGCCCCCGAAAACCACTGTCGAAATTCGAACATGATCGATTCGGCTGGGACCACGCTGAAGCCGCGGCGTACTTGATGCGGGATTGGGATTTTCCCGAGGAACTGATTGCATGCGTGCTGCTGCATCATCAAGGTTTGGCGACCTTGGCGAACAAATCGTACGGCCGAACCGCTGCCGGTGCGGTGGCCATCGCCGCCCTCATGCCGGACTTCTTCCAACAGCAACCCGATGGCATCACCGAACTCGTCCGTTTGGAGATTGCCTGGCCGGAGTTCAATCTCCTTGAGATCGCCGAACGCGTGGAGTCTGTCTTCCATGAAAGTGCCGGGGCCGATGGTCGTCAGCACATCACGTTCTTCCGTCGGGTTCAAAAATCACCGGTCTGCGGCATCGACCGACTCGAAAAAACTCCCGTGTAG
- a CDS encoding HDOD domain-containing protein encodes MSDEKFWAETVEAKLANSSQKSLPPTLKLPALPHAVTKFLERSSDPNASLKELAAIVETDTGLTVELLRHVNSAFMGLRNKAKSAQQAIALLGMRQSKLFLINTGTKAAVQARKSKLINQSNFWSSNLQRALFAREVARILGTDLDVAFAGGLLQDFLLPVLTNEFTDEYLAFLDSNNQSAETLTTFEDRQFGWNHASTAANLARRWHLPDELVCCLLCHHAGLKILADPDLRKTPVAAVALSGMLPDQVNQDRSGLEMLFRLQEKWSAFNVVAIAERVDEQQEQLGLGVSNQFPLSRRCQPATATA; translated from the coding sequence ATGTCGGACGAGAAATTCTGGGCTGAGACCGTCGAAGCGAAGCTTGCAAATTCGTCTCAAAAGTCGTTACCCCCGACGTTGAAGCTTCCGGCTCTTCCGCACGCGGTGACGAAATTCCTCGAGCGTTCGTCCGATCCCAACGCCAGTTTGAAAGAGTTGGCGGCGATTGTCGAAACCGACACCGGTCTAACGGTGGAGTTGCTTCGGCATGTCAATTCCGCATTCATGGGTCTGCGGAACAAGGCGAAATCAGCTCAGCAGGCGATCGCATTACTGGGGATGCGACAAAGCAAACTCTTCCTCATCAACACCGGAACAAAGGCAGCCGTTCAGGCGAGGAAATCCAAACTCATCAATCAATCGAACTTCTGGAGTTCCAATCTTCAGCGGGCATTGTTTGCTCGCGAGGTGGCTCGAATTCTTGGTACCGACCTCGACGTCGCATTCGCGGGGGGACTGCTGCAAGACTTTCTGCTTCCCGTCTTGACCAATGAGTTCACCGATGAGTACCTCGCCTTTCTTGACAGCAACAATCAGTCCGCCGAGACATTGACCACGTTCGAAGATCGACAATTCGGATGGAATCACGCCTCCACTGCGGCCAACTTGGCTCGGCGTTGGCATCTTCCGGATGAGTTGGTCTGTTGCCTACTCTGTCACCATGCCGGATTGAAAATCCTCGCGGACCCGGATCTGCGAAAGACACCAGTCGCAGCGGTTGCGTTATCGGGAATGCTCCCTGACCAAGTCAACCAGGACCGCAGTGGGCTGGAAATGTTGTTCCGACTGCAAGAGAAATGGTCTGCGTTCAACGTCGTTGCGATTGCCGAACGTGTGGACGAACAACAGGAGCAACTAGGGCTCGGCGTGAGCAATCAATTTCCATTGTCTCGTCGCTGCCAACCCGCAACCGCGACAGCATAG
- a CDS encoding DUF1501 domain-containing protein, whose product MFHSETLLRNSRRRFLTNSLHGAGAVALASLLNEDGLHAADADNPLAPLATHFAPRAKNCIYIYLEGGPSQVDLFDPKPKLNELDGQPVPDSLVKDLQFAFLQKESARLMGTSRKFRPRGECGMEISELLPNLAECADDIALIRSMQSDQFNHVPAQLLMNCGSAIAGRPSLGSWLSYGLGSEARNLPAFVSLVTVGRGLPGGSASWSSGFLPSLYDGVLFRSDGAPILNLENPAGITERMQQSTINAVNDLNRLKFQTVGDSEVESRMKAYELAFRMQSACPDLIDISGETQATLDMYGLDRKEPKIKSNRGGIGNFVPFSRNCLLARRLVERGVRMVNVIHASWDHHSNLEPELVHNSMMVDQPIAALLKDLKQRGLLDETLVVWGSEFGRTPVGENRKGFKRVTGRDHHPHAFCVWMAGGGIQGGQVIGETDEIGWNPTKDPVHVHDLHATILHLFGLDHTRLTYRFQGRDFRLTDVHGHVVHKLFS is encoded by the coding sequence ATGTTCCATTCCGAAACCTTACTCCGAAACTCTCGACGGCGGTTTTTAACGAACAGCCTCCACGGTGCCGGTGCGGTGGCATTGGCGAGTTTGCTCAATGAGGATGGACTACACGCGGCCGATGCCGACAACCCGTTAGCACCGCTCGCCACTCACTTCGCCCCGCGAGCCAAGAATTGCATTTACATTTACTTGGAAGGTGGGCCGAGTCAGGTTGACCTGTTCGATCCCAAACCAAAGCTCAACGAACTCGATGGCCAACCCGTTCCCGATTCCCTTGTGAAAGACCTGCAGTTCGCGTTCTTGCAGAAGGAATCCGCCCGGCTCATGGGAACTTCTCGAAAGTTCCGTCCACGCGGTGAGTGTGGCATGGAGATTTCGGAACTCTTGCCGAACCTGGCGGAGTGTGCGGATGACATCGCATTGATTCGCTCGATGCAGTCGGATCAGTTCAATCATGTGCCCGCGCAGTTGCTAATGAACTGCGGTTCCGCCATTGCCGGTCGACCGAGTTTGGGTTCGTGGTTATCGTACGGATTAGGGAGCGAAGCCCGAAATCTGCCCGCATTCGTGTCGTTGGTGACTGTCGGCCGAGGGTTGCCAGGCGGGTCGGCAAGTTGGTCCAGCGGATTTCTGCCGTCGCTGTATGACGGTGTGTTGTTCCGCAGCGATGGGGCCCCGATTCTCAACTTGGAAAACCCTGCGGGAATCACCGAACGAATGCAGCAATCGACCATCAACGCAGTGAACGATTTGAATCGTCTCAAGTTTCAGACGGTGGGAGATTCCGAAGTCGAAAGCCGCATGAAAGCCTACGAGTTGGCGTTCCGCATGCAGTCGGCTTGCCCGGATTTAATCGACATTTCCGGCGAAACCCAAGCGACTCTCGACATGTACGGTTTGGATCGCAAAGAACCGAAGATCAAGTCCAACCGTGGCGGCATTGGGAACTTCGTTCCGTTTTCCCGGAATTGCTTGTTGGCTCGTCGATTGGTCGAACGTGGCGTGCGAATGGTCAATGTAATTCATGCGTCCTGGGATCATCACAGCAACTTGGAGCCGGAGTTGGTTCACAATTCCATGATGGTCGATCAACCGATTGCCGCACTCCTGAAAGACTTGAAGCAACGCGGACTGTTGGATGAAACGCTTGTGGTATGGGGATCGGAATTTGGCCGGACCCCGGTGGGGGAAAATCGCAAGGGGTTCAAAAGGGTGACCGGACGAGACCATCATCCTCATGCTTTCTGCGTTTGGATGGCCGGTGGCGGAATTCAGGGAGGCCAAGTGATCGGCGAGACGGACGAAATCGGTTGGAATCCCACCAAAGATCCGGTGCACGTCCACGACTTGCACGCCACCATTTTGCACCTGTTCGGACTCGATCACACCCGCCTAACATACCGATTCCAAGGCCGAGATTTTCGCCTCACCGACGTCCACGGCCACGTGGTGCACAAGCTGTTTTCCTGA
- a CDS encoding PSD1 and planctomycete cytochrome C domain-containing protein — protein MLFTFRRVWVLSSWLFVLTVGNLRAEDDTPPVDYLREVRPILAQNCFQCHGPDESTREAGLRLDRREDALEKLDSGTHAVVPGKPSDSEVMVRLTTEDEYLKMPPPESGRQLTQKQIDIVRRWIQQKAPYAKHWSFQPLQRPRTPAVKDTVWPRNPIDHFVLSRLESRGISPSPSADRSTLIRRLSLDLLGLPPSPDDVEQFVNDNRPDAYVRLVDRLLASPHFGERWGRHWLDLARYADSDGYLGDGLRPYAWMYRDWVIKAINHDLPFDEFTTAQLAGDLIPNATLDQKIATGFHRNSMKNTEAGADRELDRVQRTVDRVSTTSTIWLGLTLGCAECHSHKFDPISHTEFYQMYAFFNQLDDRDIPAAPAPVQERYERRYKSWKTEVEDVKSAIQRIVNRLNASTDQSEANDESEAVDRDAILTILRKVENKRTDDEREQLKSLFARLIPDEQTPFDRYEQLAATKPNAPAIKAPTVASVSKQRPTHVHLRGDYRRKGNPVQPATPEVLHPLKARGDAPDRLDLAQWLMDPANPLTPRTTVNQIWKPLFGRGLVNTIGDFGTSGETPSHPELLDWLATTFRDEGWSRKQLIRQIVISATYRQSSHHRPKLAQIDPLNTLLARQSRFRLEAEVVRDVSLAASGLLHPKIGGPSIRPHLDARVISISRNQDWKISDGRDRYRRGLYILFRRGTPYPMLTTFDAPDTTVSCPQREVSNSPLQSLTLLNDPVFFECAQHLANRLLTIAGEEPEEWIAESYQTCLGRKPTEQEQQRALDYLSEQRQLIESASDEDLRKLVGKSTLAVDLKAQALRVAWARVLMNLDEFITRE, from the coding sequence ATGTTGTTCACGTTTCGTCGCGTTTGGGTTCTCAGTTCGTGGTTGTTCGTGTTGACGGTTGGGAATCTTCGTGCGGAGGACGACACCCCTCCCGTAGACTATCTGCGTGAGGTGCGACCCATTCTGGCACAGAACTGTTTTCAGTGTCATGGGCCTGATGAATCGACACGAGAGGCGGGTCTGCGGTTGGATCGCCGGGAAGACGCCTTGGAGAAGCTCGACAGCGGTACTCACGCCGTCGTACCAGGGAAACCCAGCGATAGCGAAGTGATGGTGCGTCTGACGACCGAAGACGAGTACCTGAAAATGCCGCCTCCGGAGAGTGGTCGCCAGCTTACACAGAAGCAAATTGATATCGTTCGGCGGTGGATTCAACAGAAAGCCCCTTACGCGAAGCACTGGTCTTTTCAACCTCTGCAGCGGCCCCGAACGCCGGCGGTGAAAGACACGGTCTGGCCGAGAAATCCGATTGATCACTTTGTGCTTTCGCGGCTTGAGTCGCGAGGGATTTCGCCCTCTCCGTCGGCAGACCGTTCCACATTGATCCGGCGGTTGTCGCTGGATTTGTTAGGATTACCGCCGTCACCGGATGATGTCGAACAGTTTGTCAATGACAACCGACCCGATGCCTACGTGCGGTTGGTTGATCGATTGCTCGCCTCGCCGCACTTTGGTGAACGCTGGGGACGCCATTGGTTGGACCTGGCTCGCTATGCGGACAGCGACGGTTACCTGGGTGACGGTTTGCGACCGTATGCGTGGATGTATCGGGATTGGGTCATCAAAGCGATCAACCACGATCTACCATTCGATGAATTTACGACCGCTCAGTTGGCGGGAGATCTCATCCCTAATGCCACGTTGGATCAGAAGATCGCGACGGGTTTTCATCGCAATAGCATGAAGAACACCGAAGCGGGGGCGGACCGGGAACTTGATCGCGTGCAACGTACAGTGGACCGCGTCAGCACCACAAGCACGATTTGGCTGGGACTCACGCTCGGTTGTGCCGAGTGTCATAGCCACAAGTTTGATCCCATCAGCCATACTGAATTCTACCAGATGTACGCATTCTTTAATCAACTGGATGATCGGGACATTCCTGCTGCTCCCGCCCCAGTGCAGGAGCGATATGAACGCCGTTACAAGTCCTGGAAGACCGAAGTCGAGGACGTCAAATCCGCGATCCAGCGAATCGTCAACCGACTGAATGCTTCGACAGATCAGTCTGAAGCGAATGACGAGTCAGAAGCGGTCGACCGAGATGCAATTCTGACGATCCTTCGCAAAGTTGAAAATAAACGAACTGATGACGAACGCGAGCAACTGAAATCGCTGTTCGCTCGGCTGATTCCCGACGAACAAACGCCGTTTGATCGCTATGAGCAACTGGCGGCGACCAAACCGAACGCTCCGGCGATCAAAGCTCCGACAGTGGCGAGTGTGTCGAAGCAGCGTCCTACGCACGTTCATTTGCGAGGCGACTACCGGCGGAAGGGCAATCCTGTGCAACCGGCGACGCCGGAAGTCTTGCATCCGTTGAAGGCCCGCGGTGATGCACCGGATCGGTTGGACCTCGCCCAGTGGTTAATGGACCCCGCGAATCCGCTAACACCGCGAACGACGGTCAATCAGATCTGGAAACCACTCTTTGGACGCGGACTCGTCAATACGATTGGCGACTTCGGTACCTCCGGCGAGACGCCTTCGCATCCCGAACTTCTCGATTGGTTGGCAACGACCTTTCGGGATGAGGGTTGGAGCCGGAAACAGCTGATTCGACAGATTGTCATATCCGCGACGTATCGTCAGTCATCACACCATCGACCGAAACTCGCTCAGATTGATCCGTTGAATACGCTGCTCGCCCGGCAGTCGCGGTTCCGTTTGGAAGCAGAAGTCGTTCGCGATGTTTCACTGGCAGCGAGCGGTTTGTTGCATCCGAAAATCGGCGGGCCGAGCATTCGGCCCCATCTCGATGCACGCGTGATTTCGATTAGTCGAAACCAGGACTGGAAGATTAGCGACGGACGAGATCGGTATCGGCGGGGCTTGTACATTCTTTTTCGACGTGGAACGCCGTACCCGATGCTGACCACGTTTGATGCCCCGGATACGACCGTTTCCTGTCCTCAACGTGAAGTCTCCAATTCTCCGTTGCAGTCGCTGACATTGCTCAACGATCCGGTGTTCTTTGAGTGTGCTCAACATCTTGCAAATCGACTTCTTACAATCGCTGGCGAAGAACCTGAGGAATGGATTGCCGAGAGCTACCAGACGTGTCTCGGACGGAAACCGACAGAACAAGAACAGCAACGCGCACTCGATTACCTCTCCGAGCAACGTCAGTTAATTGAGTCGGCTAGTGATGAAGACCTCCGAAAATTGGTCGGGAAATCCACGTTGGCGGTCGACCTGAAAGCCCAAGCCTTGCGTGTGGCCTGGGCTCGCGTCTTGATGAACCTCGACGAATTTATCACCCGAGAATAA
- a CDS encoding sugar phosphate isomerase/epimerase family protein: MNRLISCFANSYLKFGLDAAVENLPKIGIENLEFPIRTAGTPTYFGDTPWLTDASTEEDVVSSFQKVQSAGLRISSANVSSGNPLKPEVLQTTLRKLKVAAGLKVSRVVGGAGECESESQRPQLMKHLEEIGNTAAELGIVYCFETHPGVSVNPTEMLRTMCELDHPHLRLNYDTGNITYYNRNVDVLEGLRSVREFVQHVHLKDHNGQLEDWHFPALGEGGSVDFLKVRESLDEIGFTGPYSFELEGITGETPELERCQQRLADSMEHLRKCGYFE, translated from the coding sequence ATGAACCGCCTGATTTCCTGCTTCGCCAATTCCTATCTAAAATTCGGACTGGATGCGGCCGTCGAAAATCTACCGAAGATCGGCATCGAAAACCTCGAGTTTCCGATCCGGACCGCCGGAACGCCGACATACTTCGGAGACACACCCTGGCTGACCGATGCTTCGACTGAAGAAGACGTGGTATCATCGTTTCAAAAAGTTCAGTCCGCCGGTTTGCGGATTTCCTCGGCAAACGTGAGTAGCGGGAATCCGCTGAAACCGGAAGTCTTGCAAACGACACTGCGGAAGCTCAAAGTCGCGGCCGGTTTGAAGGTCTCTCGTGTTGTGGGCGGAGCGGGTGAATGCGAGTCGGAGTCGCAACGGCCCCAACTAATGAAGCACCTCGAAGAAATCGGGAACACCGCGGCGGAACTTGGGATTGTCTACTGTTTTGAGACGCATCCGGGGGTGTCCGTCAATCCGACGGAAATGCTACGCACCATGTGTGAGTTGGATCATCCGCACTTACGCCTTAACTACGACACCGGCAACATTACGTACTACAATCGAAACGTGGATGTGCTAGAAGGATTGCGATCGGTGCGTGAGTTTGTGCAGCACGTGCACCTGAAAGATCACAACGGACAACTTGAAGACTGGCACTTCCCGGCGTTGGGGGAAGGTGGCTCAGTGGATTTTTTGAAGGTCCGAGAATCGCTCGACGAAATCGGTTTCACGGGGCCTTACAGTTTTGAACTTGAAGGCATCACCGGAGAAACTCCCGAACTCGAACGCTGCCAACAACGGCTCGCCGACAGCATGGAGCACCTGCGAAAGTGCGGCTACTTCGAGTAG
- a CDS encoding phytoene/squalene synthase family protein has protein sequence MSTPLDKSFDWCQQLARRTAGNFYFSFLTLPRPRRRDMCALYAFMRLADDIGDEETVPLPERRANLDQFRCDLQSALDDNPPDHPLYPALVDIIRRHHIPTEYLLAVIDGVACDFDPTHIQTFSELETYCYHVAGAVGLCCIHVWGFDGDEAIQYAIACGTAFQLTNILRDLAEDAEMSRLYLPQADLDRFGYSYEDLRQHRVNQEFLELMRFEVDRAREFYTQAEKLFPCLHPEGRPIFGAMLRIYGGLLAKIERNQFDVFGERVRLSKSKKLWIACDSAFRYRWLGHAPKSPAG, from the coding sequence ATGAGCACACCACTGGATAAATCGTTCGATTGGTGTCAACAACTCGCCAGGCGAACGGCAGGCAACTTCTACTTCTCTTTTCTCACGTTGCCACGACCGCGACGTCGTGACATGTGTGCGTTGTATGCGTTCATGCGGTTGGCTGACGACATCGGCGACGAGGAAACCGTTCCCCTGCCCGAGCGGCGAGCCAACCTCGATCAATTTCGCTGCGATTTGCAATCTGCATTGGATGACAATCCGCCAGATCATCCGCTGTACCCCGCTTTGGTCGATATTATCCGGCGACATCACATTCCCACCGAGTACCTGCTCGCCGTCATTGATGGTGTCGCATGCGACTTCGATCCAACGCACATTCAGACGTTTAGCGAGTTAGAAACGTATTGTTATCACGTGGCGGGCGCGGTTGGTTTGTGCTGCATTCACGTATGGGGATTCGACGGGGACGAGGCCATTCAGTATGCCATTGCGTGCGGCACGGCATTCCAACTCACGAACATTCTCCGAGACTTAGCCGAAGATGCGGAGATGTCGCGACTGTACTTGCCACAGGCTGACTTGGATCGGTTCGGCTATTCGTACGAAGATCTTCGTCAACATCGAGTGAACCAAGAGTTCCTTGAGTTGATGCGATTCGAGGTAGATCGTGCCCGCGAGTTTTACACGCAAGCGGAGAAACTTTTTCCCTGTCTTCATCCGGAGGGCCGTCCCATTTTCGGTGCGATGCTGCGGATATACGGTGGACTTCTCGCCAAGATCGAACGCAATCAATTCGATGTTTTCGGGGAACGCGTTCGGCTGTCCAAATCCAAGAAACTTTGGATCGCCTGTGACTCCGCATTCCGCTACCGCTGGTTGGGTCACGCACCGAAGTCACCAGCGGGCTAA
- the hpnC gene encoding squalene synthase HpnC, producing the protein MSDQFERELADWGPEALANGRVATLMEAEAYTRRIATTHYENFTVVSWLLPKHLRPHFHNVYAYCRWSDDLGDEVGDRTRAAELLDWWQSELEDCYQGTTRHPVFVALAETIREFNIPMEPFADLLSAFQQDQRILQYETFDQLRDYCRRSADPVGRLVLYLGRQHNEENVLLSDNVCTGLQLANFWQDVDRDWDIGRRYLPLEDFEQFGYTREEFERRETNPAFLKLMQFEVERARTFLTDGLPLITRLPGRLQVDIELFIRGGLKILERIERIGYSVWETRPVVTKADAARMFAGCVIRATGRRLRPRRSIAPHEHTTG; encoded by the coding sequence GGCCACGCTCATGGAAGCGGAAGCGTACACCCGACGAATCGCGACAACCCACTACGAAAATTTCACTGTTGTCTCTTGGCTGCTGCCGAAACACCTGCGTCCGCACTTTCACAATGTGTACGCGTATTGTCGTTGGTCGGATGATTTAGGTGACGAAGTCGGTGACCGCACGCGAGCGGCAGAACTTCTCGATTGGTGGCAGAGCGAGCTTGAGGATTGTTACCAGGGGACCACGCGACATCCCGTCTTTGTTGCGTTGGCGGAAACCATTCGCGAATTCAATATTCCGATGGAACCCTTCGCGGATTTGCTGTCCGCATTTCAGCAGGATCAACGGATTCTGCAGTATGAAACGTTCGATCAACTCCGAGATTACTGTCGCCGCAGCGCGGATCCGGTCGGGCGATTGGTGTTGTATTTGGGACGCCAGCACAACGAAGAAAACGTGCTGTTGTCTGATAACGTCTGTACCGGATTGCAGCTGGCAAACTTTTGGCAAGACGTAGACCGTGATTGGGACATCGGCCGGCGATATCTTCCGCTTGAGGACTTCGAGCAGTTCGGTTACACGCGAGAGGAATTTGAACGTCGCGAGACAAACCCAGCGTTTTTGAAGCTGATGCAGTTTGAGGTGGAACGAGCACGGACTTTCTTAACCGACGGTCTGCCATTGATCACTCGGTTGCCGGGACGATTGCAGGTGGATATCGAATTGTTTATCCGTGGGGGTCTCAAGATTCTAGAGCGAATCGAGCGGATTGGTTATTCTGTGTGGGAGACTCGCCCCGTAGTGACAAAAGCCGACGCCGCCCGGATGTTTGCCGGTTGCGTGATCCGAGCCACTGGCCGGCGTCTTCGGCCTCGTCGTTCGATCGCCCCGCATGAGCACACCACTGGATAA